GCCGAGGGTGATGTTCTCCCGGGCGGCGAGCGGCCAGCGAGTGTAGTCCTGCGGGACGAGCGCCACCTTGGCAAGTACCCCGGCGGGGTCGGCGTTTGTCAGGTCGATTCCGTCCCACCGCACCGATCCCTCGGTGGCGAGGAACAGGCCGGTCAGGATCCGGGCGAGGGTGCTCTTGCCGGCGCCGTTCTCGCCAACCAGGGCGATGACCTCGC
The sequence above is drawn from the Streptomyces sp. NBC_01591 genome and encodes:
- a CDS encoding ATP-binding cassette domain-containing protein; protein product: MDLDLKRGEVIALVGENGAGKSTLARILTGLFLATEGSVRWDGIDLTNADPAGVLAKVALVPQDYTRWPLAARENITLGQPRSVPCAAL